One Mangifera indica cultivar Alphonso chromosome 4, CATAS_Mindica_2.1, whole genome shotgun sequence genomic region harbors:
- the LOC123213670 gene encoding PHD finger protein MALE STERILITY 1, which produces MECKKRKRGERVFRFKSFGEHGYPIEFDGSFRHNVKMLLELGNSETNLCNGLACWSFQLEVHRHPPLHILLFVVEEPVGASIQHCCRHCRYVGWGHHMVCNKKYHFILPSKNLVAALLNCEGDNDAVKSNLVELQSHILHVAFHSNGFGHLLCVNGVEMGSDLTGYQIMDFLDRLCIALHARKVSLCDNSKKKGMELRLLHVVAYGQPWFGHWGYKFGRGSFGVTQPMYQKAIEALQAMPISSLIQHLANSNQFIPLIFSRYQAFSDNSLLTLGDLFRFLLELKSRLPKENCGGSYNPGILVETTCRWSAKRVEMATRVIVEALRSAKSRWVSRQEVRDVARAYIGDTGLLDFVLKSLGNQIVGKYLVRRSLNPVTKVLEYCLEDISNIFPEQDLALSNSNIKAQYKITGSQLTKDMQTLFKYIFKVDQKQAITSGVLSGITMASRIILDTKYFLKEYAGEFCSNKVELDVEGKLKLYCTVTLRNNQQANEELKKTIIQFPYECITLKNNATFDELKIEVERSFGDVYWGMQSFNVESIVNLNAKGSDLVFGVVEVGRKIVFEGSISKEKGFMSDEMFENGVRNWVVGCVCGAEDDDGERMICCDICEVWQHTRCVGIPNSEENPTIFLCNRCEHEIMHLPSLP; this is translated from the exons TGGACTGGCATGCTGGTCATTTCAACTTGAAGTTCATCGCCATCCCCCTCTTCATATCTTATTATTTGTTGTAGAGGAGCCAGTGGGAGCATCCATCCAACATTGTTGCAGGCATTGCCGATATGTTG GTTGGGGCCATCATATGGTTTGCAATAAGAAGTATCACTTTATTTTGCCTTCAAAGAACTTAGTGGCTGCCTTGTTAAACTGTGAAGGCGACAACGATGCGGTTAAGTCCAATTTAGTTGAATTACAGAGCCATATCCTTCATGTTGCCTTTCACTCAAATGGCTTTGGGCATTTGTTGTGCGTAAATGGTGTCGAGATGGGCTCTGACTTGACTGGATACCAAATCATGGATTTTCTTGATCGCCTCTGCATTGCTTTGCACGCAAG GAAAGTGAGTTTGTGTGACAATTCAAAGAAGAAAGGCATGGAATTGAGACTTCTTCACGTTGTAGCATACGGCCAACCATGGTTTGGTCACTGGGGCTATAAATTTGGGCGTGGCAGCTTCGGTGTGACTCAACCCATGTACCAAAAAGCCATTGAAGCATTACAAGCCATGCCAATAAGTTCACTCATTCAACATCTCGCCAATTCCAACCAATTTATTCCACTTATTTTCTCAAGATACCAAGCATTTTCTGATAATTCCTTGTTGACACTTGGTGACCTATTTCGTTTCTTGTTGGAGCTCAAGTCTCGACTTCCGAAAGAAAATTGTGGTGGGTCCTACAACCCTGGAATCTTAGTTGAAACAACTTGTAGATGGTCAGCCAAGAGAGTTGAAATGGCCACAAGAGTGATTGTTGAAGCATTAAGAAGTGCTAAATCCAGATGGGTTTCAAGACAAGAAGTTAGAGATGTTGCTCGTGCATATATTGGTGACACAGGATTGCTTGATTTTGTTCTTAAATCACTTGGAAATCAAATAGTAGGCAAGTATTTGGTTCGCCGAAGCTTGAATCCTGTGACAAAGGTTTTAGAGTATTGTTTGGAAGACATTTCTAATATATTTCCTGAACAAGATTTGGCCCTCAGTAATTCAAACATCAAAGCCCAATACAAGATCACAGGCTCTCAATTAACCAAGGATATGCAAACTTTGTTCaagtatatttttaaagtgGACCAAAAGCAAGCTATAACCTCTGGAGTTCTCAGTGGAATAACAATGGCTTCCAGGATAATTCTTGACACCAAATATTTTCTTAAGGAATATGCAGGAGAGTTTTGTTCTAATAAAGTTGAGTTGGACGTGGAAGGGAAACTAAAGCTATATTGTACAGTTACATTAAGAAACAATCAGCAAGCCAATgaagaattgaagaaaacaataatCCAATTTCCTTATGAATGCATCACCCTAAAGAATAATGCTACATTTGATGAGCTTAAGATAGAAGTAGAAAGGAGCTTCGGGGATGTGTATTGGGGAATGCAGAGTTTTAATGTTGAATCAATAGTGAATTTGAATGCCAAAGGATCGGATTTGGTTTTTGGGGTTGTTGAAGTTGgtagaaaaattgtttttgaggGAAGCATAAGCAAAGAGAAAGGATTTATGAGTGatgaaatgtttgaaaatgGGGTAAGAAATTGGGTTGTGGGGTGTGTTTGTGGAGCCGAAGATGATGATGGAGAAAGAATGATTTGTTGTGACATTTGTGAAGTGTGGCAGCATACGAGGTGTGTTGGGATTCCCAACAGTGAAGAAAATCCTACCATATTTCTTTGTAATAGGTGTGAGCATGAGATTATGCACTTACCTTCTTTACCATAG
- the LOC123213093 gene encoding zinc finger protein SHOOT GRAVITROPISM 5-like translates to MLEDINITAAAPSSSPDRFTSSENGAINKRKRKPAGTPDPDAEVVSLSPKTLLESDRYVCEICNQGFQRDQNLQMHRRRHKVPWKLLKRETQEVKKRVFVCPEPSCLHHDPCHALGDLVGIKKHFRRKHSNHKQWVCEKCNKGYAVQSDYKAHLKTCGTRGHSCDCGRVFSRVESFIEHQDACTLRRVQPELQGLQPACSSRTASSTSPSSDANFSIAPPLSGLPMQKPEEPVFLFSTRNNPSTSQQQEHNLELQLQPSLLNTNTARRHSCENYATHLKLSIGSSDIGGDGEKNNKGSTDPATLEATRLKELANEQLKLAMAEKAFAEEARQQAKRQIEIAEIEFANAKRIRRLAQSELQKAQVLKDQATKKISAIIMQITCQACKQQFQASTSLAPPYDETSLAMSYMSSAATEGE, encoded by the exons ATGTTAGAAGATATCAACATCACTGCTGCAGCTCCTTCTTCCTCTCCCGACCGTTTTACTTCTTCAGAAAATGGTGCTAttaacaagagaaaaagaaaaccagCAGGCACCCCAG ATCCAGATGCAGAGGTGGTTTCTTTATCTCCAAAGACTTTGTTAGAATCAGACAGATATGTATGTGAGATCTGCAATCAAGGGTTTCAAAGAGACCAGAACCTTCAAATGCATAGGAGAAGGCACAAGGTCCCCTGGAAGTTACTGAAAAGAGAAACTCAAGAGGTGAAAAAGAGAGTTTTTGTTTGCCCAGAACCGAGTTGTTTGCACCACGACCCCTGTCATGCTTTAGGAGATCTGGTTGGCATCAAGAAGCATTTCAGAAGAAAACACAGCAACCACAAACAGTGGGTTTGTGAGAAGTGCAATAAAGGCTATGCCGTTCAGTCTGATTACAAAGCTCATCTCAAAACTTGTGGCACTAGAGGCCATTCTTGTGACTGTGGCCGTGTGTTTTCCAG GGTAGAGAGTTTCATTGAACACCAAGATGCTTGTACTTTGCGAAGAGTTCAGCCTGAGTTACAAGGTTTGCAGCCGGCTTGTTCTTCAAGAACTGCTTCGAGTACTAGCCCTTCAAGTGATGCTAATTTTAGCATAGCTCCACCATTGTCTGGTTTACCAATGCAAAAACCTGAAGAGCCTGTCTTTTTGTTCTCCACTAGAAACAATCCTTCAACTTCTCAGCAACAAGAACACAATCTTGAACTTCAGCTTCAGCCTTCACTATTGAATACTAACACTGCAAGAAGACATTCGTGTGAAAACTATGCAACCCATTTGAAACTTTCTATTGGGTCAAGTGATATTGGTGGTGATGGCGAGAAGAATAATAAAGGCAGTACTGATCCAGCTACATTGGAAGCAACAAGGTTAAAAGAGTTGGCTAACGAGCAGCTGAAGTTAGCCATGGCTGAAAAGGCGTTTGCCGAAGAAGCAAGACAACAAGCCAAGAGGCAAATTGAGATTGCTGAGATTGAATTTGCAAATGCTAAAAGGATTAGACGACTAGCACAAAGTGAACTTCAAAAGGCTCAAGTTTTGAAAGATCAAGCTACAAAAAAAATCAGTGCTATAATCATGCAAATTACTTGTCAAGCCTGCAAACAACAGTTTCAAGCTTCAACATCATTGGCTCCTCCATATGATGAAACTTCACTTGCAATGAGTTACATGTCCTCAGCCGCTACAGAAGGAGAGTGA